From the Mycobacterium sp. DL592 genome, the window GTACAGCCAGGCCATCTCGTCATCCGAGAGGCCCTCGAGCATAAGCACATTGGGCGCGGCGAGCCGACGGATCCGCTCGGCTTCCGGGCCGCGACCGACGACGACCAGCGGCCGGTCCAGCTCACCGAATGCCCTCACCACCTCGTCGACGTTCTTGTAAGGCAGCAGCCGTGAGACGCAGAGATAGAACTCGCCCGCCGGACGCCGGGCAGCGGCCGGCCCGAGCCAGTCGAGTGCCGCGCGCACAGGCTGGGCCTGCTCGTGGCCAGTCATGCCGACGGGAGCGGGCACGACGTCGGCGTCGATGCCGTAGGCGTCGCGGATACGCTCGCGGGCGACCGAAGAGATGGCGACGTAGCGCTGGCAGGACTGCGCCGCTCTGCGGTCCCAGCGTTTGAGGTAGGGCCCCAGCACGGCCAGCGCGGACTTCTTGAGGGGTCCGGCACCCTCACCGAGGTACATCTCGCTGGCATAGAGCCATCGGGCCGGTGAGTAGCAATAGACGAGTTTGTCGCCGTGGGCGCGAAAGCCGTGCGCCCATCCGCTGGAACTGGTGATCACCAGTTCGGCGTCGACCTTCATGGCCTGTGCGGCGAATGGGAGCAGCGGCAGCGCGGCCCGGTGGTTGCGCCGCAACGGGCCGACGCGGTTCAGCGGTGAGACCCGGATGTCACGTTCGGCGAACTCCGGATAGGTGCCGGCCGGATCGAACAGCAACGTATAAATCGGAGCCTGCGGAAATGCCCGGCTAATTGCCAACACAACCTTCTCGGCGCCACCGCGCTGAGTCAGGTAGTCGTGCGCAATCGCCACGGGGTACGGACCGATGTCGGCCTCCCAGGATCGGACCACGCCTCCTGCTCAATCCGGCGCCTGTGGCACCGTGAGCTTCGTTGGCGCGGTTGAGGTTCCCCGACCCGTAGTTGACATTGAAACTTGCCCGGGCCGGACCCACAACCCGAGAAGGCCCCGGTGTCCGTTTGTTCACATTTCAGCAATTCATGTAACGCTGGCGAATCCGCGGTCATTACGACGGGAAATGTTGTCCCACCAGCAAAACCTAGGCGCAGAATTTACAGTCGCGCCAGTTAATTAATGGTGGGAATCACAGCGGCGGGAACCGCTCGACCCAATGCCGGGCGATGTCCACCCGCCGCGTCACCCACACTTTGTCGTGGGACTGCACGTGGTCGAGAAACCGTTCCAGCGCGGCGGTGCGCCCGGGCCGCCCCGCCAGCCGGCAGTGCAGCCCGATCGAGAGCATTTTGGGCGCCCCCGCGGCCCCTTCGGCGTAGAGCACGTCGAAGGCATCGCGCAGATGCGCGAAAAACTGTTCCCCGGAAGGAAACCCGCCCGCCGTGGCGAATCGCATGTCGTTGGTGTCGAGCGTGTAGGGCACGACGAGGTGGGCAGCTCCGCCCACCTGCGTCCAGTACGGCAGGTCGTCGGCGTAGGAATCGGAGTCGTAGAGGAAGCCGCCGTGCTCGACGACCAGGCTGCGGGTCTGCGGTGAGTCACGGCCGGTGTACCAGCCCAGCGGCGCGGACCCGGTGAGCTCGGTGATGAGCCGCACGGCACGCGCCATATGTTCGCGCTCGACCTCCGGCTCGACGAGCTGATAGCTGATCCAGTGCAGGCCGTGGCAGGCGATCTCGTCACCGCGGGCGGTGAACGCTGCCACCGCCTCGGGGTTGCGGGCCAGCGCCATGGCCACTCCGAACACGGTCAGCGGCAGGCCGCGTCTGTCGAAAACCCGCAGCAGGCGCCACAATCCTGCCCGCGACCCGTACTCGTAGAGCGACTCCATGCTCATATGCCGGTTCGGAAATGGCTGCGCACCAACGATTTCCGATAGGAATGTCTCGGAGGCGGCATCGCCGTGCAGAACGTTGTTCTCCGCACCCTCTTCGTAGTTGAGCACGAACTGGACCGCGATGTTGGCCTGCCCGGGCCAGTGTGGGTGGGGCGGGTTCGGACCGTAGCCGACCATGTCACGCGGATAGCCTGCCGCGCCGTCCATAGGGCTCATTGCGCCATTGTGGCAGCCAACCCCGGCCGGCACCGGCTTCGTGGACAAGGCAGCATGGACGTCATGCCGTCCACACTGCTGTGGTTCCGCCGCGACCTTCGGCTGCGCGACCTCCCGCCACTGTTGGAGGCGGCCGCCGACGACGCCGAGGTGCTGGGAGTCTTCGTCCTTGACCCGAGGCTTGAACAGTCCTGCGGCCCGCGCCGACTGCAATACCTGGGCGACTCGCTGCGGGCCCTGTCCGAGGCGCTCGACGACAGGCTGCTGATCGTCCGCGGCAGGCCCGAGGAGCAGATCCCCGCGATGAGCGCGCACATCGGGGCCCAGACCGTGCACATCTCGGCAGATTTCAGCCCCTTCGGGGTGCGCCGCGACACGGCCGTCGCCGCGGCGCTGGCCGCCGACGGCCGGGCGCTGCAGCCGACCGGGTCGCCATATCTGGTCTCACCGGGCCGGGTCACCAAGGACGACGGCACCCCCTACAAGGTGTTCACGCCGTTCCTGTCCCGGTGGCGCGACGTCGGCTGGCGCGCCCCCGCCCAGTCGGATCCGGCCGCGGTGCGCTGGATCGACCCCGCCGCCCTGACCGGGGTGACGCGGGTCGGCGCACCCGATCCGGGGGCACAGATGGACGTCGAGGCCGGCGAGGCCGCCGCACAGAGCCGGTGGGCGGAGTTCGTCGAGACCGGGCTGGCCGACTACGCAGAGGACCGCAACCGCCCCGACAAGCCGGGCACCAGCCGGATGTCGGCCCCCCTGAAATTCGGCACCATCCACCCGCGGACCATGGTCGTCGACCTCGACGTGCGCCACAGCGGCCCGGCGGCCTATCTGCGGGAACTGGCCTTCCGCGACTTCTATGCCACCGTGCTGGCCGAATGGCCGCACAGCGCGTGGCAGAACTGGAAC encodes:
- a CDS encoding deoxyribodipyrimidine photo-lyase, with the protein product MPSTLLWFRRDLRLRDLPPLLEAAADDAEVLGVFVLDPRLEQSCGPRRLQYLGDSLRALSEALDDRLLIVRGRPEEQIPAMSAHIGAQTVHISADFSPFGVRRDTAVAAALAADGRALQPTGSPYLVSPGRVTKDDGTPYKVFTPFLSRWRDVGWRAPAQSDPAAVRWIDPAALTGVTRVGAPDPGAQMDVEAGEAAAQSRWAEFVETGLADYAEDRNRPDKPGTSRMSAPLKFGTIHPRTMVVDLDVRHSGPAAYLRELAFRDFYATVLAEWPHSAWQNWNRSYDAIDVDTDAAARAAFDAWKQGRTGYPIVDAGMRQLLQTGFMHNRVRMIVASFLVKDLHLPWQWGARWFLEQLVDGDMASNQHGWQWCAGSGTDAAPYFRVFNPTAQGEKFDPAGDYVRRWVPELAGPELAGTDVHKLKAGRPPGYPDPIVDHAAERVEALARYGRIG
- the puuE gene encoding allantoinase PuuE; this translates as MDGAAGYPRDMVGYGPNPPHPHWPGQANIAVQFVLNYEEGAENNVLHGDAASETFLSEIVGAQPFPNRHMSMESLYEYGSRAGLWRLLRVFDRRGLPLTVFGVAMALARNPEAVAAFTARGDEIACHGLHWISYQLVEPEVEREHMARAVRLITELTGSAPLGWYTGRDSPQTRSLVVEHGGFLYDSDSYADDLPYWTQVGGAAHLVVPYTLDTNDMRFATAGGFPSGEQFFAHLRDAFDVLYAEGAAGAPKMLSIGLHCRLAGRPGRTAALERFLDHVQSHDKVWVTRRVDIARHWVERFPPL
- a CDS encoding glycosyltransferase, which codes for MVRSWEADIGPYPVAIAHDYLTQRGGAEKVVLAISRAFPQAPIYTLLFDPAGTYPEFAERDIRVSPLNRVGPLRRNHRAALPLLPFAAQAMKVDAELVITSSSGWAHGFRAHGDKLVYCYSPARWLYASEMYLGEGAGPLKKSALAVLGPYLKRWDRRAAQSCQRYVAISSVARERIRDAYGIDADVVPAPVGMTGHEQAQPVRAALDWLGPAAARRPAGEFYLCVSRLLPYKNVDEVVRAFGELDRPLVVVGRGPEAERIRRLAAPNVLMLEGLSDDEMAWLYQNCRAVVAASFEDYGLTPIEAGVWGRPSVVLRWGGFVDTVVEGVTGVFFDRPEAAEIARAVRRLESSQFDENKIRGAMERFTEDRFIDGLRSEIQATIGVAA